Within the Chitinivorax sp. B genome, the region CGTGCATCAGACCTGCATCCAGCAACTCGCGAATCAGGAACCCCATGCCGCCTGCCGCATGGAAGTGATTCACATCCGCGGAGCCATTGGGGTAGATACGGGCCAACAGCGGTACTACCGCAGACAGCTCGTCAAAATCGGTCCAATCGATCACGATACCGGCTGCACGGGCAATCGCAATCAGATGAATGGTGTGGTTGGTTGAACCGCCTGTTGCCAGCAAGCCAACAATTGCGTTGACGATCACTTTTTCGTCAACAATATCTGCTACTGCAATATATTGATCGCCCAGTGCCGTGATTCTGGCAGCCTGACGGGCGGCTTCCCGGGTCAAGGCTTCGCGCAATGGTGTACCAGGGGTGACAAATGCCGCGCCAGGCAAATGTAGGCCCATTACTTCCATCAGCATCTGATTGGAATTGGCTGTGCCATAGAACGTACAGGTCCCGATGCCATGATAGGCCTTGGACTCTGCTTCCAGCAGCTCGTCACGCGACAGCTTGCCGGCCGCATGTAATTGGCGAATCCGCGCTTTTTCATCATTTGACAGGCCGGATGTCATTGGGCCAGCAGGCACAAACACCGTCGGAAGATGGCCAAACTGCAAAGCACCGATCAACAGACCCGGCACAATCTTGTCGCACACGCCCAGGCACAAGGTGGCATCAAACATGTTGTGGGATAGCGCAATAGCTGTCGACATGGCAATCACGTCACGCGAAAACAGCGACAGCTCCATACCTGGCTGCCCTTGAGTCACGCCATCGCACATCGCTGGCACACCACCAGCAAACTGTGCAGTTGCCCCAACTTCACGAGCAGCTTCTTTGATCCAGACAGGAAAAGCCTCAAAGGGCTGATGCGCCGACAACATGTCGTTGTAGGCAGAAACAATAGCCAAGTTGGCCTTGCGGATTTCACGCAACAGAATCTTGTCGCCAGTCGGTGCTGCTGCAAAACCGTGTGCCAGATTGGTGCACGAAAGATGCCCACGTAGTGGCCCCTGGCCACGAGCGCTAGCCACCCGTTGCATATACGCTCCGCGCAGTGTCGCGCTACGGGCCTGGACTCTTGCAGTGACTTCGGCAACTCTTTGATTCAGCATGCTTTACTCGACTCTGGCAATTTCATTACATACCAGCAGACTTGCTGGCACGGCAATGGTAGTTTTCCTACAATCCAAATGCAAGCTCTATTTTTAGTTTTGCTACATTCCCATGCACCACAATAACGACAAAACACATATTAAATTGATTTCAAACAATTTAATGAAGTTCAATATTGCACCATCATGTAATGATACTACGTAGCACACCGCATTTTCTTTGCACTTTTCAATATCGCTGTAGTAATCTTACATTCAAATCTATAGACCGATTACGAGTTGAGGCGCAACCCGAAAACAGATCAAACAGAACGATGTGATGAATGACCCAAATAACAGTTTGTTCTGTAAGGCCTCAGGGTCATTCATACCCAATGCTGGATCAGCATCTGGTTTGCACCTCCTCTGCCCGATCTCCGACGCCTTATCGACGTATTCATACACCGACCCGCGGCGCCACGCCCCACAAGTGTGCCAAGGATTCAGGATGGACCCCAATGCGCCTGTTGACCTTACTCACAGCGCACGAGACAGAAGAAAGGATAAGCTGTGGCTGCGGTGCAAACGTTTGACATGATTTTGTTCGGTGGGACTGGTGATTTGGTAATGCGTAAGTTGTTACCCGCGCTTTACCACCAACATCGCGACGGACAGATGGGTGAAGGTTCGCGCATCATTGGTGTGGCACGTAGCAACCTGAGTAGTGATGACTACATTGCCACAGCTGAGAAACACTGTGCTCAATATCTCGGTGCTGCATTCGACAAGCAGGTCTGGGCCAGCTTTGCACAGCGTCTTGCCTATCAACGTGTAGATGCGCAGAACCCAACACACTTTGCCGATCTGGCAACAGTGCTGGATAGCTTTAGAGAACGCATCCGTGTCTATTACCTGTCAACGGCCCCCAGCTTGTTTACCGCCACTTGTGAGAATCTGGCCAATGCCGGTCTGGTGACACCCAACTCCCGAGTGGTACTGGAAAAACCGCTTGGCCATGATTTGGCTTCATCCCAAGCGATCAACGACGCAGTGGGCCGTTTCTTTGCAGAAAATCAGATTTACCGCATTGACCATTATCTAGGCAAAGAACCTGTACAGAATCTGCTCGCACTAAGGTTTGGCAATGCACTGTTCGAACCCTTGTGGCGCCGCGAATGGGTGCGGGATGTGCAAATTACCGTTGCGGAACAGATTGGCGTGGAATCGCGTGGCGATTTCTATGACAAGACTGGCGCACTGCGCGACATGGTGCAAAACCACCTGTTGCAACTGCTGTGCATTGTCGCCATGGAGCCGCCGTCCAGCATTGACTCTAACGCGGTCCGCGACGAAAAACTAAAGGTACTGCGTGCGCTGAAGCCATTCACACCCAATGATGTAGTCGCCAAAACCGTTCGCGGCCAGTACCGTGCCGGTGCTGCTGCAGGACAACCGGTACCAGGCTATCTGGATGAGCAGGAAATTCCATCCGACAGCCGCACTGAAACCTTTGTCGCCATCAAGGCAGAAATCGACACCTGGCGTTGGGCAGGTGTACCGTTCTTCCTGCGTACGGGCAAGCGTATGCAGGAAAAAGTTGCGGAAATCGTGATCAACTTCCGCGATGTGCCCCATTCCATTTTTGGCATGCCTGCGGGCCACGGGTTCAATCGTTTGGTAATCCGCATGCAGCCTGAAGAGTCGATGAAGTTGTATTTACTGGCCAAGCAGCCTGGCGATGCAATGAACCTGGGGCAGGTCCATCTCAACCTGGATTTTGAAGAAACCTTCAAAACCCGTCGCCTGGAAGCTTATGAACGCCTGTTGATGGACGCTGTACGTGGCAAACTGACCTTGTTTGTACGTCGTGACGAACAGGAAGCCGCTTGGCGTTGGGTCGAACCCATCATCGACGCCTGGGAGCAAAGTACCGAAAAACCCAAGACCTACACCGCCGGTACCTGGGGCCCGGCGGCTTCCAGCGCGCTGTTGTCACGTGATGGTTTAGCCTGGCATGAGGAAGTGTAATGGCTGTCATTGAACATTTATTTGACTCCCCCAGCGAACTGGACCAAGCACTGGCGACACGTGTTGGCAACGTTCTGCGGGATGCTGTCGCTGTTCGCGGTCAAGCCAGCTTGGCGGTATCCGGTGGGCGTACACCACTCGGCTTTTTCAAAGCATTGTCGCAAGCGGCACTTCCCTGGTCGCAGATTACCATTACATTGGTTGACGAACGCTGGGTTGGCGCAGATCACAGCGACAGCAATGCAAAATTGGTGCAGGACAATCTGCTACAACACGCCGCCAGTGTGGCGCGATTCATCCCGATGAAGAACGCCGAGCCCAGCCCGGAAGCTGGGTTGAGCGCGCTGACACAAGCCTATGCAGCAGCACCATTCCCCTTTGACGCAATCATTCTTGGTATGGGGGATGATGGACACACAGCATCCCTGTTCCCGGATGCGGATGAGTTGGCGCATGGCCTGAGCAGCCAGGCTTTATTGTGTACAGTCAACCCCAAGCATGCCCCGCACCCTCGGATGTCACTCACTGCGCACAGCATCAGCCAAGCTCGCCATCTATTCCTGCACATCAGTGGCGCCAAGAAGCGCGAGGTGTTTGATCAGGCACAGCAAGCCGGTCCAATTGAAGCATTGCCGATCCGATTCGCCATTCAGCAAAACAAGGTACCTTTACATGTCTATTGGACAGCCTGACAGCTTTCCTCGCCTGCTGGGCGATATTGGCGGCACCAATGCCCGCTTTGCCATTCAACTGGTTGAAAATGGCCAGTTCGAACACA harbors:
- the zwf gene encoding glucose-6-phosphate dehydrogenase — translated: MILFGGTGDLVMRKLLPALYHQHRDGQMGEGSRIIGVARSNLSSDDYIATAEKHCAQYLGAAFDKQVWASFAQRLAYQRVDAQNPTHFADLATVLDSFRERIRVYYLSTAPSLFTATCENLANAGLVTPNSRVVLEKPLGHDLASSQAINDAVGRFFAENQIYRIDHYLGKEPVQNLLALRFGNALFEPLWRREWVRDVQITVAEQIGVESRGDFYDKTGALRDMVQNHLLQLLCIVAMEPPSSIDSNAVRDEKLKVLRALKPFTPNDVVAKTVRGQYRAGAAAGQPVPGYLDEQEIPSDSRTETFVAIKAEIDTWRWAGVPFFLRTGKRMQEKVAEIVINFRDVPHSIFGMPAGHGFNRLVIRMQPEESMKLYLLAKQPGDAMNLGQVHLNLDFEETFKTRRLEAYERLLMDAVRGKLTLFVRRDEQEAAWRWVEPIIDAWEQSTEKPKTYTAGTWGPAASSALLSRDGLAWHEEV
- the edd gene encoding phosphogluconate dehydratase; amino-acid sequence: MLNQRVAEVTARVQARSATLRGAYMQRVASARGQGPLRGHLSCTNLAHGFAAAPTGDKILLREIRKANLAIVSAYNDMLSAHQPFEAFPVWIKEAAREVGATAQFAGGVPAMCDGVTQGQPGMELSLFSRDVIAMSTAIALSHNMFDATLCLGVCDKIVPGLLIGALQFGHLPTVFVPAGPMTSGLSNDEKARIRQLHAAGKLSRDELLEAESKAYHGIGTCTFYGTANSNQMLMEVMGLHLPGAAFVTPGTPLREALTREAARQAARITALGDQYIAVADIVDEKVIVNAIVGLLATGGSTNHTIHLIAIARAAGIVIDWTDFDELSAVVPLLARIYPNGSADVNHFHAAGGMGFLIRELLDAGLMHEDVMTVLGRGLRRYTQEPFLLDGELTWRDAPVDSLDADVLRKADAPFSVDGGLKLLQGNLGRSVIKVSAVKPQNRVVHAPAMVFDGQDELLAAYKRGELERDFVAVIRFQGPRANGMPELHKLTPTLANLQDKGFKVALVTDGRMSGASGKVPAAIHVTPECVAGGPLAKVRNGDLVLLDAEQSVLRVDVSEAEWLARDVARPDLTANGFGMGRELFGAFRAAATGAELGGMSFGFME
- the pgl gene encoding 6-phosphogluconolactonase, which translates into the protein MAVIEHLFDSPSELDQALATRVGNVLRDAVAVRGQASLAVSGGRTPLGFFKALSQAALPWSQITITLVDERWVGADHSDSNAKLVQDNLLQHAASVARFIPMKNAEPSPEAGLSALTQAYAAAPFPFDAIILGMGDDGHTASLFPDADELAHGLSSQALLCTVNPKHAPHPRMSLTAHSISQARHLFLHISGAKKREVFDQAQQAGPIEALPIRFAIQQNKVPLHVYWTA